A genomic window from Leptolyngbya sp. NIES-2104 includes:
- a CDS encoding cupin domain-containing protein, with product MQSFWLFGPYLTILADRTTTGGQYDLIEGYFPPGSQTPPYRHMRYSEQLYVLEGELTIWSGENKVVLTTGENFLIPVGTPHVVAAIGDQPARGLILAAPSAFARLIEATGTQNKVETPDMALFDCLWQQRSSRISAEIGDEILGPPGTLPSAATKA from the coding sequence ATGCAATCTTTCTGGCTTTTTGGTCCTTACCTCACCATCCTTGCCGATCGCACCACGACTGGAGGACAGTACGATCTCATTGAAGGTTACTTTCCACCTGGGTCTCAGACTCCTCCTTATCGCCACATGCGCTATTCTGAACAACTCTATGTGCTGGAAGGAGAACTCACGATTTGGTCAGGTGAGAACAAGGTTGTACTCACCACAGGTGAAAACTTCTTGATTCCGGTTGGTACACCTCACGTTGTTGCTGCAATTGGTGATCAACCCGCTCGTGGATTGATCCTTGCTGCGCCCAGTGCTTTTGCTCGGTTAATTGAAGCAACAGGAACGCAGAATAAGGTAGAAACACCGGACATGGCGCTGTTCGATTGCCTTTGGCAACAGCGAAGCTCCCGCATTTCTGCCGAGATTGGCGACGAGATTTTGGGACCACCCGGAACCTTACCCTCCGCTGCTACAAAAGCTTAG
- a CDS encoding glucose 1-dehydrogenase, whose product MKLENKVTLITGATSGIDKATAKAFGVAGAKVVFSGRREPEGKATEAQLRDAGVDCLFVRSDVSNEAEIKALVQTTVEKFGKLDYAFNNASIEALPKPLHEQSIEDFDELMAINTRGLFLCMKYEIQQMPTQGTGAIVNTSSLGGLIAFPGASPCVASKHAVMGLTRAAALDYAKQGIRINAVTPGATATETLDRSLDRMGLTADDFASTVPMGRIGRVEEIAQAVVFLCSDAASYITGQPLVIDGGFTVS is encoded by the coding sequence ATGAAACTTGAAAATAAAGTGACTTTGATTACGGGAGCAACTTCGGGAATTGACAAGGCAACCGCTAAAGCATTCGGTGTTGCAGGAGCTAAGGTGGTTTTCTCAGGACGGCGCGAACCAGAAGGTAAAGCAACGGAAGCTCAGCTACGAGATGCTGGCGTTGACTGTTTATTTGTACGATCGGATGTCTCGAACGAAGCCGAGATAAAAGCACTTGTGCAAACCACCGTCGAGAAGTTTGGAAAGCTCGATTATGCCTTCAACAACGCGAGCATAGAGGCACTTCCAAAACCCTTGCACGAGCAATCGATCGAAGATTTTGACGAACTGATGGCGATTAACACACGGGGACTGTTCTTGTGCATGAAATATGAGATTCAGCAAATGCCGACTCAAGGAACTGGGGCGATTGTTAATACCTCCTCGTTAGGAGGGTTGATTGCGTTTCCAGGGGCATCTCCATGTGTCGCGAGTAAACATGCAGTCATGGGATTGACACGAGCGGCAGCGTTGGACTATGCCAAGCAGGGCATTCGGATTAATGCGGTTACTCCCGGTGCTACTGCGACTGAGACGCTCGATCGTAGCCTTGATCGAATGGGTCTCACAGCTGATGATTTCGCATCTACGGTTCCAATGGGGCGCATCGGACGGGTAGAAGAAATTGCTCAAGCTGTCGTTTTTCTTTGCTCTGATGCTGCCAGCTACATCACTGGACAACCCTTAGTGATTGACGGTGGATTTACAGTAAGCTGA
- a CDS encoding cupin domain-containing protein, translating into MSFFAKGEDTGGRFALMEYQAKPGNEPPPHVHDWEHELYYVLEGEMEFYCEDKVLVAHAGETIFLPQGKPHAFYIRSPYLRTLILVQAVGGVCQ; encoded by the coding sequence ATGTCGTTCTTTGCCAAAGGCGAGGACACTGGAGGTCGCTTTGCCCTGATGGAATACCAGGCGAAACCTGGCAATGAACCGCCGCCTCATGTCCATGACTGGGAGCATGAGTTGTATTACGTGCTTGAGGGCGAGATGGAGTTCTACTGCGAAGACAAGGTTTTAGTAGCACATGCAGGGGAAACAATCTTCTTACCTCAAGGCAAGCCGCACGCTTTTTATATTCGCTCCCCGTACCTCCGAACATTGATCCTGGTTCAAGCGGTGGGTGGGGTATGTCAATAG
- a CDS encoding FAD-dependent oxidoreductase, giving the protein MARLEQENGALTGIVLTTGDVIPRRGIFVQPQLRQHSDLAKQLGCSLADNGAVQVSEEKQTSVPGVYAAGDTVTLFTSISIVVAEGAMAGVFINKVLIAENLALLNQ; this is encoded by the coding sequence ATTGCTCGATTGGAGCAGGAGAACGGAGCCTTGACTGGAATTGTGCTGACGACAGGCGACGTGATTCCTCGACGCGGGATTTTTGTGCAGCCTCAACTGCGCCAGCATAGCGATTTGGCAAAACAGTTAGGATGTAGCCTAGCTGACAATGGTGCAGTCCAAGTGAGTGAAGAGAAACAAACATCTGTTCCTGGAGTTTATGCAGCAGGAGATACAGTCACTCTTTTCACATCCATCAGTATTGTGGTCGCAGAGGGAGCAATGGCAGGCGTGTTCATCAATAAGGTACTGATTGCAGAAAATCTAGCACTGTTGAATCAGTAA
- a CDS encoding alpha/beta fold hydrolase, giving the protein MSKPSIVLVHGSWADGTSWQHVISLLIQDGYHVTAVQNPLISLPDDIAITKRVIDAQPGAVVAVGHSYGGAVITGAAVGNPQVKALVYIAGWALAPGDSIRQLISKYPPPPLLTAIVPDAGGFLYIDRKKFHEVFAHDVSPAEAQVLAVTQKPAASITFEQSVESAAWQTIPSWYLLAQEDRAIHPKLQQFMASRIGAKTTELQASHVSYISHSREVANLIIEAASSAVESSQLV; this is encoded by the coding sequence ATGTCCAAACCCTCGATCGTTCTGGTTCATGGTAGCTGGGCAGATGGTACATCCTGGCAGCATGTCATCTCACTGCTGATTCAGGATGGCTATCACGTAACCGCTGTGCAAAATCCGCTGATTTCTCTTCCAGATGATATTGCTATAACCAAGCGAGTGATTGATGCTCAACCGGGAGCTGTTGTTGCAGTGGGTCACTCCTACGGTGGAGCGGTAATCACAGGCGCAGCAGTTGGCAACCCGCAAGTGAAAGCCTTGGTTTACATTGCGGGTTGGGCATTGGCACCAGGCGATAGCATTCGCCAGTTAATTAGCAAATATCCGCCCCCTCCACTGCTCACAGCAATTGTCCCAGATGCAGGTGGCTTCCTTTACATCGATCGTAAGAAGTTTCACGAGGTCTTTGCTCACGATGTATCGCCAGCCGAAGCACAGGTGCTAGCAGTCACACAAAAGCCTGCCGCCAGCATCACGTTTGAGCAATCGGTGGAAAGCGCAGCTTGGCAGACTATTCCCTCATGGTATCTCTTAGCTCAGGAAGACCGAGCCATTCACCCTAAGCTTCAGCAATTCATGGCAAGCCGAATTGGTGCTAAGACAACTGAGCTTCAAGCCAGCCATGTGTCGTACATCTCCCATTCCAGAGAGGTTGCCAATTTGATTATTGAAGCAGCAAGCTCTGCTGTCGAGTCATCTCAACTTGTTTAA
- a CDS encoding NAD(P)/FAD-dependent oxidoreductase, translating into MNAYATSALLDVIIVGAGPTGLSAALILGRSLEQVLVIDSGKPRNAVSHSANGFFSRDGISPSELLQLGREQLLKYETVRFKTGKVVEAKAFGQSEKLDRFQITLDTGEQIITRKLLLATGITDQLPAIAGFAELWGTCVFHCPYCHGWEVRDQPLAIYGKGEASFEMVQHLTGWSRDLVFCSDDDSA; encoded by the coding sequence ATGAATGCTTACGCTACGTCTGCTCTTTTAGATGTGATTATTGTGGGTGCAGGTCCGACTGGGCTAAGTGCTGCACTGATTTTAGGTCGATCTCTGGAGCAAGTCCTCGTGATCGACTCTGGCAAACCGCGCAATGCTGTCTCTCATTCAGCAAACGGCTTTTTCTCCAGAGATGGCATTTCCCCTTCAGAACTACTGCAACTCGGACGCGAACAGTTGCTGAAATATGAGACCGTCAGATTTAAGACGGGTAAAGTGGTTGAGGCTAAAGCTTTTGGGCAATCAGAAAAGCTCGATCGCTTTCAAATCACGCTCGATACAGGTGAACAAATCATCACACGAAAACTGCTGTTAGCAACTGGGATAACGGATCAATTACCAGCGATCGCAGGCTTTGCTGAACTTTGGGGAACTTGTGTATTTCATTGTCCTTACTGCCACGGTTGGGAAGTTCGGGATCAACCGCTAGCAATTTATGGCAAAGGAGAAGCAAGCTTTGAAATGGTGCAACATCTAACAGGCTGGAGCCGTGATCTCGTGTTCTGCTCAGATGACGATTCGGCTTAA
- a CDS encoding DUF2808 domain-containing protein — protein sequence MQLHKLSVRILLATLAVSVTQYATSTDKQLATHALTTDNWVAEQSGLQTAQLQTIQPKPPSNQAKQAFFSHPPRILRVAASATGAFASSTYEFTLTVPKDAGQPLKAVTIAQAENVEVAKFDVRNSKASLGERFASRSEIRLASTGGQPARPGEITLVFDQPVQPGSTVTVALAVQRNPSWGGVYEFGVTVYPIGENALGQFLGYRRINFYSR from the coding sequence ATGCAACTCCATAAACTCAGCGTTCGTATTCTTTTAGCAACTCTTGCCGTATCTGTGACGCAGTACGCGACCAGCACGGATAAGCAATTGGCAACTCATGCTTTGACTACAGACAATTGGGTTGCTGAACAATCTGGGCTTCAAACCGCTCAGCTTCAGACCATCCAGCCCAAGCCACCATCCAATCAAGCTAAACAAGCCTTTTTTAGTCATCCTCCCCGGATTCTTCGGGTTGCTGCCTCTGCAACCGGAGCCTTTGCATCCTCGACTTATGAATTCACATTGACTGTCCCCAAAGATGCTGGACAACCGCTTAAAGCTGTAACGATCGCTCAAGCTGAAAATGTAGAAGTTGCCAAATTTGATGTTAGGAACAGTAAAGCTTCTCTCGGTGAGCGATTTGCAAGTAGGTCTGAAATTCGCTTAGCAAGCACTGGTGGACAACCCGCTCGTCCAGGTGAAATAACGCTTGTCTTTGATCAACCTGTGCAACCTGGTAGTACCGTCACAGTTGCACTAGCAGTTCAGCGGAACCCCAGTTGGGGCGGAGTGTACGAGTTTGGAGTGACTGTCTATCCAATTGGAGAAAATGCACTAGGTCAGTTCTTGGGCTACCGACGCATTAACTTCTACAGCAGATAA
- a CDS encoding alpha/beta fold hydrolase, with the protein MGTHRMEEMMQSINHRFVETNNIKMHIAEQGQGNLVILCHGFPECWYAWRHQISAIADAGFHVVAPDLRGYGQTDQPTSVEAYNILQLTSDIVRLVYALDHEQAMVIGHDQGAPLAWHCALLRPDLFRAIGLLSVPYRARAGDSKPPTEILKQMAGEQQLYVSYFQEQGVAEAELEADVRKSLRMMLYSASGEAPPEKRWRLSFDKSESFLDSLSEPEQLPNWFSDRDLDFLTCEFERTGFRGGLARYRNLDRDWELTAFLSAAKLQQPALFIGGEFDIAAAMNQDLINQLETTMPNLRKAVMLPKTGHWIQQERPTEVNRLLAEFLSQAVSERA; encoded by the coding sequence ATGGGTACTCATCGAATGGAGGAAATGATGCAATCGATCAATCATCGCTTCGTTGAGACGAACAACATCAAAATGCACATTGCGGAACAGGGGCAAGGCAATCTTGTGATCCTGTGTCATGGATTCCCTGAATGTTGGTATGCTTGGCGACATCAAATTAGTGCGATCGCAGATGCCGGATTTCACGTGGTTGCACCAGATTTACGAGGCTATGGACAAACTGACCAGCCTACGTCCGTTGAAGCATACAACATTTTGCAACTCACAAGCGATATTGTCAGACTGGTTTACGCACTGGATCACGAACAAGCGATGGTCATTGGGCATGACCAAGGTGCGCCTTTAGCTTGGCATTGTGCATTGTTACGCCCCGATTTGTTTCGCGCGATCGGCTTACTCAGTGTTCCTTATCGTGCTAGAGCAGGGGATAGCAAACCTCCAACAGAAATCTTGAAACAAATGGCAGGTGAGCAACAGCTATACGTGTCCTACTTTCAAGAACAAGGGGTAGCAGAGGCAGAACTAGAAGCCGACGTTCGTAAATCTCTTCGCATGATGCTTTATTCTGCTTCTGGAGAAGCCCCGCCTGAGAAAAGATGGAGATTGTCATTCGACAAATCAGAGAGCTTTCTGGACAGTTTATCTGAACCAGAGCAGCTTCCGAATTGGTTCAGCGATCGAGACCTTGATTTTCTCACTTGCGAGTTTGAGCGCACCGGATTTCGCGGCGGATTAGCTCGATATCGCAACTTGGACAGAGATTGGGAACTCACTGCCTTTTTGAGTGCTGCAAAGCTCCAGCAACCTGCTTTGTTTATCGGAGGAGAATTTGATATCGCTGCGGCGATGAATCAAGATCTGATCAATCAGCTAGAGACAACAATGCCGAATCTGAGAAAAGCAGTGATGCTGCCCAAGACCGGGCATTGGATTCAGCAGGAGCGCCCCACAGAAGTCAATCGATTGCTAGCTGAGTTTTTGTCGCAAGCGGTATCAGAGCGAGCTTGA
- a CDS encoding chlorophyllase has protein sequence MLPNSNPDQLPIALMLQGALVDKADYSSYAEEVASYGFVVVVPNNERTLTAPPGSPEPYITGFLADQQQVTDVLAQMRIEDTDTNSPISGIVDTSKLGLLGHSFGGYAGLASIQDINDPAVSSGNYTRPSELKAGIFYGTNFQTPPSSRVFPPIDNQDIPVGLIAGTLDGVADLGEVASTYVKVQDPSKALITVEGANHYGITNQDSDRDSVCPTLDQATANGATLAVSASQRGRWSGLFLRELRCTGTCSHLLGDPGAFDYVYKTGGDLNPTVNVTSQTSGI, from the coding sequence GTGTTGCCGAACTCCAACCCTGATCAACTCCCGATTGCGCTGATGTTACAAGGTGCTTTAGTCGATAAAGCGGACTATTCCAGCTATGCAGAAGAGGTCGCAAGCTATGGATTTGTGGTGGTAGTTCCTAATAATGAGCGCACCCTGACTGCACCTCCTGGATCTCCAGAACCATATATCACCGGATTTCTGGCAGACCAACAGCAAGTCACGGATGTGCTAGCACAGATGAGAATCGAAGATACAGATACGAATTCACCCATTTCTGGAATTGTAGATACAAGCAAGCTTGGACTATTGGGACACTCATTTGGGGGATATGCAGGACTCGCCTCCATTCAAGATATCAATGATCCGGCTGTCTCTTCCGGGAACTACACGCGACCGTCTGAACTGAAAGCAGGAATCTTCTACGGTACGAACTTCCAAACTCCACCAAGTAGCCGTGTATTTCCACCGATTGACAATCAAGACATTCCCGTGGGTTTGATTGCGGGAACGCTCGATGGTGTGGCTGATCTCGGTGAGGTTGCATCAACCTATGTCAAGGTTCAAGATCCGTCGAAAGCGTTGATCACCGTTGAAGGTGCAAACCACTACGGCATTACAAATCAGGATAGCGATCGCGATTCTGTTTGTCCAACCTTGGATCAAGCCACTGCCAACGGAGCGACCCTTGCGGTATCTGCTTCGCAGCGCGGACGCTGGAGTGGATTGTTTTTGCGGGAGCTTCGCTGCACGGGTACGTGTTCGCATCTACTCGGCGACCCAGGCGCGTTCGATTACGTCTACAAGACAGGCGGCGACCTTAATCCGACCGTGAATGTCACGAGTCAAACTTCGGGAATATGA
- a CDS encoding alternative oxidase yields MKVLIRAIVSFFVFVVDGVYGNRSYARFYVLETIARVPYFSYLSVLHLYETLGYWRKADWLKVHFAETWNELHHLLIMESLGGNRLWIDRFVAEHIAVAYYWVVVPLYMVLPKYAYYLMELIESHAYHTYDDYLNNHEAALKEQPAPQVAIDYYRDGDLYMFEEFQTTPDSTFRRPHVDTLYDVFVNIRDDECEHVKTMVALQQPDARLTFKSPHTPVKVVATSTTNTN; encoded by the coding sequence ATGAAAGTTTTAATTCGAGCGATCGTCAGTTTTTTCGTTTTCGTGGTGGATGGGGTGTACGGCAATCGTTCCTATGCTCGGTTTTATGTGCTAGAAACGATCGCGCGTGTGCCGTACTTCTCCTACCTATCTGTGCTGCATCTGTACGAAACGCTGGGTTACTGGCGCAAAGCAGACTGGTTAAAAGTTCACTTTGCTGAAACCTGGAACGAACTGCATCATCTATTAATCATGGAATCGCTCGGCGGCAATCGACTGTGGATCGATCGCTTTGTAGCAGAACACATTGCAGTAGCATACTACTGGGTTGTCGTGCCACTCTACATGGTGTTACCCAAATATGCTTATTACTTGATGGAACTGATCGAGAGCCACGCTTATCACACCTATGATGACTACTTGAACAACCATGAAGCAGCACTGAAAGAACAACCTGCTCCCCAAGTTGCGATCGATTACTATCGAGATGGCGATTTATATATGTTTGAAGAATTCCAGACCACACCAGATTCTACCTTTCGCCGTCCTCATGTCGATACGCTCTATGACGTATTTGTGAACATTCGGGATGATGAGTGTGAACACGTGAAAACGATGGTGGCACTTCAGCAACCGGATGCGCGACTCACGTTCAAAAGTCCTCATACTCCCGTAAAAGTAGTTGCAACCAGCACAACTAACACAAATTGA
- a CDS encoding cupin domain-containing protein produces MKQSADFFVRSAIVETTRSYMGSLMSFLVTSAETENRFFLLELRMKPGNEPPPHLHYDQDEVYYILEGELEVYCMGEVRTVRAGETIFLPRNQAHAFYYLSPTLRFLALLQPGGPDGYGLDGYFEAMSSPSTSMELPENATTYALSDPASAIALAAKYGVKLLTPEETAQLLPHYPGFGVTRKSQSH; encoded by the coding sequence ATGAAACAGTCAGCAGATTTCTTTGTTCGTAGCGCGATCGTGGAGACCACTCGATCCTACATGGGCAGTCTCATGTCTTTTCTTGTGACATCTGCCGAAACCGAAAACCGCTTCTTCCTTCTGGAGCTTCGGATGAAACCGGGAAATGAGCCGCCGCCCCATCTCCACTATGACCAGGATGAGGTGTATTACATTCTAGAAGGCGAACTGGAGGTGTACTGCATGGGCGAAGTCCGAACAGTGCGAGCAGGCGAAACGATCTTCCTCCCCCGGAATCAGGCGCACGCATTCTACTACCTGTCGCCCACCCTCCGGTTCCTCGCTCTGTTGCAACCGGGCGGTCCGGACGGGTATGGTCTGGACGGTTACTTTGAAGCGATGTCGAGTCCGTCCACCAGCATGGAACTCCCTGAGAACGCAACCACATATGCACTCTCCGATCCAGCTAGCGCGATCGCGCTAGCTGCCAAGTACGGAGTCAAGCTGCTGACCCCGGAAGAAACAGCGCAACTGTTGCCCCACTACCCCGGCTTCGGAGTAACGCGAAAGAGCCAGAGTCATTAA
- a CDS encoding BBE domain-containing protein → MGEAASTYPCSEAIAPLRTFGNLLVDQVQPVTYDALIHSIDAFAPHGLHYYIQTRSFKEFQAEMIETLIEQGLPLPTLFSTINIHHFHGVASRVGVSETAFALRQDHLMMEIIAAWNPQSPDEQRHLRWAQHISQALKPYAFNGGYINLLDQEEQEQVPLAFGSNYERLLDLKRRYDSEDVFDSTIGHIAP, encoded by the coding sequence ATGGGTGAGGCAGCGAGCACGTACCCGTGTAGCGAAGCTATCGCTCCCTTACGAACCTTTGGCAATCTGCTAGTCGATCAGGTGCAACCTGTCACGTATGATGCACTGATTCATTCTATTGATGCGTTTGCACCGCACGGTCTCCACTATTACATTCAAACGCGATCGTTCAAGGAGTTCCAGGCTGAGATGATTGAGACGCTGATCGAACAAGGACTGCCCCTTCCTACTCTGTTTTCGACGATCAACATTCATCACTTTCATGGAGTCGCAAGTCGTGTGGGTGTATCCGAAACTGCTTTTGCGCTGCGTCAGGATCACCTCATGATGGAGATCATCGCAGCCTGGAACCCTCAGTCTCCCGACGAGCAGCGGCATCTCCGATGGGCACAGCACATCTCACAGGCACTTAAACCTTATGCCTTCAACGGAGGATATATCAACCTCTTGGATCAGGAAGAGCAGGAACAAGTTCCGCTCGCTTTCGGGTCGAACTATGAACGATTGCTTGACCTGAAACGGAGGTATGACTCAGAGGATGTCTTTGATTCGACGATCGGGCATATCGCACCCTAA
- a CDS encoding AraC family transcriptional regulator — protein sequence MTTITTPTIEFKSRGLTHNQLQQAIDYIHTHLNRDLSLAELASVISISPTYFASLFKRATGIAPHQYVIQQRVERARVMLSKTNLTIADIATQVGFSSQSHLTQQFK from the coding sequence ATGACGACAATTACAACGCCAACCATTGAATTTAAGAGCAGAGGCTTAACGCACAATCAATTGCAGCAAGCGATCGACTATATTCACACTCACCTGAATCGAGATTTATCCCTAGCTGAACTGGCAAGCGTGATCAGTATCAGCCCAACTTACTTCGCGAGTTTATTCAAACGAGCTACGGGAATTGCGCCACATCAGTACGTGATTCAACAGCGGGTAGAACGAGCGAGAGTGATGCTGTCGAAAACGAATTTGACGATCGCAGACATTGCTACACAAGTCGGCTTCTCCAGTCAAAGTCATTTGACGCAACAGTTTAAGTGA